From the genome of Scytonema hofmannii PCC 7110, one region includes:
- a CDS encoding MFS transporter, which yields MQPSDLDTKIQPMPPSHVKKQSRASVHQVTNHTSVTKPVSNQVYLQEKSANDLSGKYREGTSEVLKTNFTNDCEKKSESQPTYSDENGNGNGSGRAPARNNNNIDASDSNGKIASDDKQDGGFFPVLRNPNFLALWGGQVFCQLADKVYLVLMIAIISTQFQASDQTISGWVSALMMAFTIPAVLFGSLAGVFVDRWSKKAVLVSTNVWRGILVLIIPPLLWLTQDWQPFLGVLPVGFVIILAVTFLVSTLTQFFAPAEQAAIPLVVQEQHLLSANSLYTTTMMASVIVGFAVGEPLLAVADRIWLLLGGSHGLGKEIVVGGSYAIAGIILLLLVTHEKPHQPDEEPPHVLADLRDGFRYLGENSRLRNALLQLIILFSVFAALTVLAVRMAELIPHLKASQFGFLLAAGGVGIALGATILGLFCQRFSYTQLSLFGCLGMGASLIGLSIFTKELWVVLALVTLVGAFGALIGIPMQTAIQTETPAEMRGKVFGLQNNVINIALTLPLALTGLAETFIGLQAVFLGLAAIVFSGGILTWYNSSKLSP from the coding sequence ATGCAACCGTCTGATTTGGATACAAAAATCCAGCCAATGCCACCAAGCCATGTCAAGAAACAAAGTAGGGCTTCGGTACACCAAGTGACAAATCACACTAGTGTGACTAAACCTGTTTCTAATCAGGTTTACCTCCAAGAAAAGTCAGCAAACGACCTTTCTGGCAAATATAGAGAAGGAACATCGGAAGTACTCAAAACCAATTTTACAAATGACTGTGAAAAAAAATCGGAATCTCAACCTACTTATAGTGATGAGAATGGCAATGGCAACGGTTCCGGACGTGCCCCAGCAAGAAATAACAATAATATAGATGCATCTGATTCTAATGGCAAGATAGCATCAGACGATAAACAAGACGGGGGATTTTTTCCAGTATTGAGAAATCCCAACTTTCTTGCTCTTTGGGGTGGACAAGTTTTTTGTCAACTGGCAGATAAGGTTTATTTGGTACTGATGATTGCCATCATTAGTACTCAATTCCAAGCAAGCGATCAGACTATCAGTGGTTGGGTTTCAGCGCTGATGATGGCTTTTACCATTCCTGCTGTGCTATTTGGTTCTCTTGCAGGTGTATTTGTCGATCGCTGGTCAAAAAAGGCAGTTTTGGTATCAACAAATGTTTGGCGAGGCATACTGGTTTTGATCATTCCGCCACTTTTGTGGCTCACTCAAGATTGGCAACCATTTCTGGGAGTTTTGCCAGTAGGGTTTGTCATTATTTTGGCAGTCACTTTTTTGGTGTCCACGCTGACACAATTTTTTGCACCAGCAGAGCAAGCGGCAATTCCTTTGGTAGTACAAGAGCAACATTTACTTTCTGCCAACTCACTTTACACCACAACAATGATGGCATCGGTGATAGTTGGGTTTGCGGTAGGGGAACCTTTGTTAGCTGTGGCAGATCGAATTTGGTTGCTACTCGGTGGTAGTCATGGGTTGGGGAAAGAAATAGTGGTTGGTGGTAGCTATGCGATCGCAGGAATTATTTTGTTACTCCTTGTAACTCATGAAAAACCTCACCAACCTGACGAAGAACCACCTCATGTTTTAGCTGACTTGCGGGATGGTTTTCGGTATTTGGGAGAAAATTCTCGTCTTCGTAATGCCCTACTTCAACTTATAATATTATTCTCCGTCTTTGCTGCTTTAACCGTTCTTGCAGTTCGGATGGCAGAATTAATTCCTCATTTGAAAGCATCTCAATTCGGCTTTTTGCTTGCAGCTGGTGGAGTTGGCATAGCCTTAGGCGCAACAATTTTAGGATTGTTCTGTCAGCGCTTCTCATACACTCAACTCAGTTTATTTGGTTGTTTGGGTATGGGAGCATCTCTCATCGGTCTATCGATCTTCACGAAAGAGCTTTGGGTTGTTCTGGCTTTGGTAACGCTAGTCGGTGCTTTTGGCGCATTGATAGGTATTCCCATGCAGACTGCTATCCAAACAGAAACCCCAGCAGAAATGCGTGGCAAAGTTTTTGGTTTGCAAAACAACGTTATTAACATTGCTCTTACCCTACCCCTAGCATTGACAGGTTTGGCAGAAACCTTTATTGGATTGCAGGCAGTCTTTTTGGGATTAGCTGCGATCGTCTTTTCAGGTGGTATATTAACCTGGTATAACTCCTCAAAGTTATCGCCATGA
- the recO gene encoding DNA repair protein RecO, translating to MSKTYKTTGINLKTQAIGESDRLVTILTREFGLIRAVAPGSRKHNSSLGGRSGMFVVNELLIAKGRSLDKITQAQTVKTYPGLATNLGKLAASQYLAEVVLCQALSEQPQEELYELLNEHLSRIEELPSHEPSAVIAYLAHGLFHLLAIAGLTPQVQACCLTGSILTPDFTNPDWQVGFSIPTGGTVCLTTWKRLKEEGERGRGGERGISSLIASSQSPPSVKENTSSYKTVVHRQELPVISSRLDATELSILQQLSQPEIMQDIAKNYGWFSVEQILRQYAQYHLGRPIRSAALIDSYFATHHDATV from the coding sequence ATGAGTAAAACTTATAAGACAACTGGAATTAATTTGAAAACCCAAGCGATAGGAGAATCAGATAGGCTAGTGACAATTTTGACACGAGAATTTGGTCTGATTCGCGCTGTTGCCCCTGGATCTCGCAAGCATAACTCTAGTTTGGGTGGTAGAAGTGGAATGTTTGTGGTGAATGAGTTATTGATTGCTAAGGGGCGATCGCTTGACAAAATTACCCAGGCCCAAACTGTAAAAACTTACCCAGGACTCGCAACAAATTTGGGAAAACTTGCAGCCAGTCAGTATTTAGCAGAAGTCGTACTGTGTCAAGCGTTAAGCGAGCAACCTCAAGAAGAACTGTACGAGTTACTTAACGAACACCTCAGCCGCATAGAAGAATTACCAAGCCATGAGCCATCTGCTGTCATAGCATATTTGGCACATGGATTATTTCACCTTTTAGCCATAGCAGGACTCACTCCACAGGTACAAGCCTGCTGTCTAACAGGAAGCATCCTGACTCCAGATTTTACAAACCCTGATTGGCAGGTAGGATTTAGCATTCCAACTGGTGGAACAGTTTGCCTAACAACATGGAAACGCTTGAAGGAAGAGGGGGAGAGGGGGAGAGGGGGAGAGAGGGGGATATCCTCCTTGATCGCCAGTTCCCAATCTCCACCTTCTGTCAAAGAAAATACTTCCAGTTACAAAACCGTTGTTCATCGGCAAGAATTACCAGTTATTTCCAGTCGGTTGGATGCTACAGAACTTTCAATACTCCAACAGTTATCACAACCAGAGATAATGCAAGATATAGCTAAAAACTATGGCTGGTTTTCTGTTGAGCAAATTTTGCGCCAATACGCTCAATACCACCTTGGTCGTCCTATTCGCTCTGCTGCTTTAATTGATTCTTATTTTGCTACCCACCATGATGCAACCGTCTGA
- the deoC gene encoding deoxyribose-phosphate aldolase, which yields MAADYTDIDIAPFIDHALLMPTATVEQVKQWCEEADKFHFAAVCVYPVHVRQAAELLQGKQPKVCTVIGFPTGAVTSATKLYEAQEAVENGATELDVMLNLGWLKAGKSDDVHREIAEICEATGQTLKVILETNLLTDEEKRLAAELSMEAGAAFLKTSTGWNGGVTLADVRLLKEVAGERVGIKASGGIRTIDQALDLILEGATRLGTSRSVELLRQRDRLDRSK from the coding sequence ATGGCAGCAGATTATACAGACATTGATATTGCGCCATTCATTGACCATGCTTTGCTGATGCCAACAGCTACTGTAGAGCAGGTAAAGCAATGGTGTGAAGAAGCAGACAAATTTCATTTCGCGGCAGTTTGCGTATACCCGGTACACGTAAGGCAAGCAGCAGAACTTTTGCAGGGCAAACAGCCTAAAGTCTGTACGGTCATTGGCTTTCCTACAGGCGCAGTGACTTCAGCAACTAAATTATATGAAGCTCAAGAAGCTGTGGAAAATGGTGCAACAGAATTAGATGTCATGCTCAACTTGGGATGGTTGAAAGCTGGCAAAAGTGATGATGTGCATCGAGAAATTGCTGAAATTTGTGAAGCAACGGGGCAAACATTAAAAGTGATTTTGGAAACAAACTTGTTGACTGACGAAGAAAAAAGACTGGCGGCAGAACTATCGATGGAAGCTGGGGCAGCATTTCTTAAAACTAGTACAGGTTGGAATGGTGGTGTAACACTGGCAGATGTCAGACTTTTGAAGGAAGTTGCAGGAGAAAGGGTAGGAATTAAAGCCTCTGGGGGAATTCGCACTATCGACCAAGCTTTAGACTTGATATTAGAGGGAGCCACTCGGTTGGGAACCTCGCGGAGTGTTGAATTGCTCCGACAGCGCGATAGGCTGGATCGTAGTAAGTAG
- a CDS encoding DNA cytosine methyltransferase: MNFSPRIFSFFAGSGFLDLGFETSGFNIVYVNEIFSPFMEAYRYSRSTLNLPLPEYGYHLGEEGDVTKLTEEAKVVRLRELVADCRKSNNIVGFIGGPPCPDFSIGGKNKGQFGEHGKLSAAYVELISEALPDFFLFENVKGLWKTKKHRLFFEGLKQKLTQAGYILTERLINTIEYGVPQDRERIILIGFQSALIKSLGIELDRKKFISIGAFPWKKYIVYPKEKVFSHNWSRSEPFQEGSILPCPDDIPQELTVEYWFRKNNVLNHPNTQHYFQPRAGIRKFATIDEGDVSKKSYKRLHRWRYSPTACYGNNEVHLHPYKMRRISVAEALAIQSLPASFSLPKSMSLTNMFKTIGNGVPYLASKALAQTILGFLEDI; the protein is encoded by the coding sequence ATGAATTTTAGCCCCAGAATATTTTCCTTTTTTGCTGGTTCGGGTTTCCTTGATTTAGGTTTTGAAACGAGTGGTTTCAATATTGTTTATGTGAATGAAATTTTCTCCCCTTTCATGGAGGCATACCGCTATTCACGTTCTACTCTCAACCTCCCATTGCCAGAATACGGTTATCATTTAGGGGAAGAAGGAGACGTAACCAAACTGACTGAAGAAGCAAAAGTTGTTCGCTTGCGTGAATTGGTAGCTGATTGCCGTAAATCTAATAATATTGTGGGATTTATTGGTGGTCCTCCCTGTCCTGATTTTTCTATTGGTGGGAAAAATAAAGGGCAATTTGGAGAGCATGGCAAACTTTCTGCTGCTTATGTTGAATTAATTTCTGAAGCTTTACCAGATTTTTTTCTGTTCGAGAATGTTAAGGGTTTGTGGAAGACAAAAAAACATCGTTTGTTTTTTGAAGGGCTGAAGCAAAAGTTAACTCAAGCTGGTTATATCCTAACAGAACGGTTAATAAATACCATAGAATATGGCGTCCCGCAAGATAGAGAAAGAATTATTCTTATTGGTTTTCAAAGTGCGTTAATTAAGAGCTTGGGTATAGAACTAGATCGGAAAAAATTTATATCTATAGGGGCTTTTCCTTGGAAAAAATATATTGTGTATCCCAAAGAGAAAGTTTTTTCGCATAACTGGAGTCGTTCCGAACCCTTTCAAGAAGGCTCTATTTTGCCTTGCCCTGATGATATTCCTCAAGAACTCACTGTTGAGTACTGGTTTAGAAAAAATAATGTGCTGAACCATCCCAATACTCAGCACTATTTTCAACCAAGGGCAGGTATCAGAAAATTCGCTACTATTGATGAAGGAGATGTTTCCAAAAAATCTTACAAACGCCTTCACAGATGGCGTTATTCTCCCACAGCTTGCTACGGCAACAATGAGGTACATTTACATCCCTATAAAATGCGGCGAATCTCTGTTGCTGAAGCTTTAGCAATTCAGTCTTTGCCTGCAAGTTTTTCACTTCCAAAGAGTATGTCACTGACTAATATGTTTAAAACAATTGGTAATGGTGTGCCTTACCTAGCCTCAAAGGCATTAGCTCAAACTATTTTGGGTTTTTTAGAGGATATCTGA
- a CDS encoding 3'-5' exonuclease: MNYAKKQNIPKDGTLNSFLTLVRSYFPEDVRHMVNSSTAHKYKGLEKKVVIILDAVPRCYPLLHPDLMFTRIFGDTIEQVVEEERRLFYVALTRAVEHLFILTEANNVSFFLEDLKSRRTILTIDWSDYRPLVTSIRRITVRVGNQNGRGGSNTYAIRDLLKAEGYRWNTTGWKAWCRTCPAQGFSVQKFFGEAMWISRADGIEVRFYDDLENEVGIYYIDKGQWTCEVDNLHILE, encoded by the coding sequence GTGAATTACGCAAAAAAGCAAAATATACCAAAAGATGGCACTCTCAATAGTTTCTTAACACTAGTGCGCTCTTACTTTCCTGAAGATGTAAGGCATATGGTAAATAGCTCAACGGCTCACAAGTACAAGGGGCTAGAAAAAAAGGTAGTTATCATACTTGATGCCGTTCCTCGTTGTTACCCCTTACTCCATCCCGATTTGATGTTTACTCGTATTTTTGGCGATACCATTGAACAGGTAGTAGAAGAGGAACGCCGTCTTTTTTACGTCGCATTAACTCGTGCTGTGGAGCATTTGTTTATTCTTACTGAGGCTAATAACGTATCTTTTTTCCTTGAGGATTTAAAGAGCAGAAGAACAATTCTGACAATCGATTGGTCTGACTACAGACCTTTAGTTACCTCTATAAGGCGCATCACTGTTAGGGTGGGTAACCAAAACGGACGAGGTGGAAGCAATACCTATGCCATTAGAGACTTGCTTAAGGCTGAAGGTTATCGCTGGAACACAACTGGATGGAAAGCTTGGTGTCGTACCTGTCCTGCACAGGGCTTCTCAGTACAAAAGTTTTTTGGGGAGGCTATGTGGATTTCTCGTGCTGATGGAATCGAAGTGCGGTTTTATGACGATTTAGAGAATGAGGTAGGGATTTATTATATTGACAAAGGGCAATGGACGTGCGAAGTTGATAATCTTCACATTCTTGAATAA